From a single Lolium rigidum isolate FL_2022 chromosome 7, APGP_CSIRO_Lrig_0.1, whole genome shotgun sequence genomic region:
- the LOC124673840 gene encoding zinc finger CCCH domain-containing protein 31-like yields the protein MDGAAAARKRSRPDSANGAAAGGKRSRDTESQQTGLSSKSKPCTKFFSTVGCPFGESCHFLHFVPGGYQAVSKSHNLGHSAVSAPSRGPVDHSANSHSAPAGKTRLCTKYNTAEGCKFGDKCHFAHGERELARQGPPSYMSQESPYAPPMSGRYGGRHEPPPPASMGPATGSFGASATAKVSVDAALAGGIIGKGGVNTKQICRITGVKLSIRDHESDPNLKNIELEGNFDQIKQASDMVRELIASISASMPSKNPPSAAPPARSGGPGGRSNYKTKICENFLKGTCTFGDRCHFAHGENEQRKGAAV from the exons ATGGacggtgccgccgccgcccgcaagAGATCCCGGCCGGACTCCGccaacggcgccgccgccggagggaagcgctCCAGAG ACACGGAGTCACAACAAACTGGTCTATCAAGCAAATCGAAGCCTTGCACCAAGTTTTTCAG CACTGTTGGGTGCCCCTTTGGAGAGAGCTGTCACTTCCTGCACTTTGTTCCCGGTGGATACCAGGCAGTATCAAAATCACACAACCTAGGCCATTCTGCTGTGTCTGCACCGTCAAGAGGTCCTGTGGATCATTCGGCTAATTCCCATTCAGCACCTGCTGGCAAAACACGCCTGTGCACCAAGTACAACACTGCAGAAGGCTGCAAGTTTGGTGACAAGTGCCATTTTGCCCATGGAGAGAGGGAGCTTGCCAGGCAGGGGCCGCCATCCTACATGTCCCAGGAAAGTCCCTATGCTCCTCCTATGAGTGGTCGATATGGAGGTCGACATGAACCACCTCCGCCAGCTTCAATGGGCCCTGcaaccggaagctttggcgcatcAGCTACTGCCAAGGTCAGCGTCGATGCCGCTCTTGCTGGAGGCATCATCGGGAAGGGTGGAGTCAACACGAAGCAGATCTGCCGAATCACAGGGGTTAAGCTCTCGATACGTGACCATGAGTCAGACCCGAACCTGAAGAACATTGAGCTTGAGGGCAACTTCGACCAGATAAAGCAAGCCAGTGACATGGTGCGCGAGCTCATTGCCAGCATCAGCGCCAGCATGCCATCGAAAAACCCTCCCAGTGCCGCACCCCCTGCTCGATCCGGCGGCCCTGGTGGCAGGAGCAACTACAAGACCAAGATCTGCGAGAACTTCCTCAAGGGCACCTGCACCTTTGGCGACCGCTGCCACTTTGCCCATGGTGAGAACGAGCAGCGCAAGGGTGCCGCAGTCTGA